In Coriobacteriaceae bacterium, a single window of DNA contains:
- a CDS encoding aminopeptidase, with product MIRAALTVEEALEGMKTLEPKIKNYARLVIRKGVNVKPGQEVVVQSPVECASFARVVVAEAYDAGAGHVTVIWADDAVTRLAYEHVEKSYFGQTPEWKRIQLDSLAQDGACFIFIEGADPAALKGIDPAKPAAASKARNTQCKIFRRGLDYNINPWCIAGAPVVAWAREVFPGDADEVAIYKLWIAILHTARADGQDPESDWELHDAAFEKNLRFLNENRFDCLRYTASNGTDLVIGMTKGHEWAGGKGETPDGHPFFPNIPTEEVFTSPDRMRADGIVYSAMPLIHHGNKVDDFWIKFENGRVVDYDARVGKATLASIIDADEGAAHLGEVALISKNTPIRESGILFYDTLYDENASCHLALGVGFPECIEGGYDMSKEELIEHGVNVSSTHVDFMIGTDDIDIVGITPDGREVVIFQNGQWSWE from the coding sequence ATGATTCGAGCTGCCCTAACGGTCGAGGAAGCTCTTGAGGGCATGAAGACCCTTGAGCCCAAGATTAAAAATTATGCGCGTCTCGTTATCCGCAAGGGTGTAAACGTTAAGCCCGGCCAGGAGGTCGTCGTTCAGTCTCCCGTCGAGTGCGCATCATTTGCGCGCGTGGTGGTTGCGGAGGCTTATGACGCCGGTGCCGGTCACGTGACGGTCATCTGGGCCGACGACGCCGTGACGAGGCTTGCGTACGAGCATGTCGAGAAAAGCTATTTTGGGCAGACGCCCGAGTGGAAGCGCATACAGCTGGATTCTCTGGCCCAGGACGGTGCCTGCTTTATCTTTATCGAGGGTGCTGACCCCGCCGCTCTCAAGGGCATCGATCCTGCCAAGCCCGCTGCCGCTTCCAAGGCGAGGAACACGCAGTGCAAGATTTTCCGCCGCGGACTGGATTACAACATCAACCCGTGGTGCATTGCCGGAGCGCCGGTCGTGGCTTGGGCGCGCGAGGTGTTCCCGGGAGACGCCGATGAGGTTGCAATCTATAAACTATGGATTGCGATCCTGCATACCGCCCGTGCTGACGGCCAAGATCCGGAGAGTGACTGGGAGCTTCACGATGCGGCGTTTGAAAAGAACCTGCGCTTTCTGAACGAAAATCGTTTCGACTGCCTGCGCTATACCGCTTCGAATGGAACCGACCTGGTAATTGGTATGACGAAGGGGCATGAGTGGGCCGGCGGTAAGGGCGAGACCCCCGACGGTCACCCCTTCTTCCCCAACATCCCCACCGAGGAGGTCTTCACCTCGCCCGATCGTATGCGTGCTGACGGAATCGTCTATTCCGCAATGCCGCTTATCCATCACGGTAACAAGGTCGACGATTTTTGGATCAAGTTCGAGAACGGTCGTGTGGTGGATTACGACGCCCGTGTGGGAAAGGCGACACTCGCAAGTATCATCGATGCTGACGAGGGCGCTGCTCATCTGGGAGAGGTTGCGCTCATTTCCAAGAACACGCCGATTCGCGAAAGCGGCATCCTGTTCTATGACACGCTCTATGACGAGAATGCCAGCTGCCATCTTGCACTGGGAGTCGGCTTCCCCGAGTGCATTGAGGGTGGATATGATATGTCCAAAGAGGAGCTCATTGAGCATGGCGTCAACGTTTCGAGCACGCACGTCGACTTTATGATCGGTACGGACGACATCGATATTGTGGGCATTACGCCCGATGGACGCGAAGTTGTGATTTTCCAGAACGGCCAATGGAGTTGGGAATAG
- a CDS encoding phosphoribosylaminoimidazolesuccinocarboxamide synthase — MERRPDSRGKVRDIYDAGENLLMVATDRISAFDFILPDEIPFKGEVLNRISAFWFDKFADIVPNHLVSIDPADFPEEFAEYRDYLAGRAMLVKKAQTIPIECIVRGYLTGSGKKTYDENGTVCGIQLPEGLTEASKLPEPLFTPSTKAEIGDHDENISFERCCEIVGEDIATQIRDLSLKIYKAAAEYAATRGIIIADTKFEFGVIDGKVTLIDECLTPDSSRFWPAASYEEGKIQPSYDKQFVRNWLKANWDMTGETPHLPAEVIDGTSERYREAFQIITGSQFTSMKENA, encoded by the coding sequence ATGGAGCGTCGTCCGGATTCCCGTGGCAAGGTTCGTGATATCTACGATGCCGGCGAAAACCTGCTGATGGTCGCCACCGATCGCATTTCTGCGTTCGACTTTATTCTCCCCGACGAGATTCCGTTTAAGGGAGAGGTGCTCAACCGCATCTCGGCATTCTGGTTCGACAAGTTTGCCGATATCGTCCCCAACCACCTCGTCTCCATCGATCCGGCGGATTTCCCCGAGGAGTTTGCCGAGTATCGTGACTACCTCGCAGGCCGCGCCATGCTGGTCAAGAAGGCCCAGACGATTCCTATCGAGTGCATCGTCCGCGGTTATCTGACCGGTTCGGGCAAGAAGACCTATGACGAGAACGGCACCGTCTGCGGCATCCAGCTGCCCGAGGGTCTGACCGAGGCCTCCAAGCTTCCCGAGCCGCTGTTCACGCCGTCCACGAAGGCCGAGATCGGTGATCACGACGAGAATATCTCGTTTGAGCGTTGCTGCGAGATCGTTGGCGAGGACATCGCCACGCAGATTCGCGATCTGTCTCTCAAGATCTACAAGGCTGCTGCCGAGTATGCAGCGACCCGTGGCATCATCATTGCCGACACCAAGTTTGAGTTTGGTGTTATCGATGGCAAGGTCACGCTGATCGACGAGTGCCTCACGCCCGACTCCAGCCGTTTCTGGCCCGCCGCCAGCTACGAGGAGGGCAAGATCCAGCCTAGCTACGACAAGCAATTCGTCCGCAATTGGCTCAAGGCCAACTGGGATATGACGGGGGAGACCCCGCACCTGCCCGCCGAGGTCATCGATGGCACGTCCGAGCGCTATCGCGAGGCCTTCCAGATCATCACGGGCTCCCAGTTCACAAGCATGAAGGAGAACGCATAA
- a CDS encoding HAMP domain-containing histidine kinase: protein MTPARFEIGQKHKQENEAGSKASWNTPRSDSRPAMSYPSRMALAFALTSLMTVLVLVGVVSVVWGTVFSDYTRSNIVEIANSAAEKLATSYEENGNWTAGELRTVATSSLVSDDLSMQVVNKKGVVVYDDSWPSASATADVRESESASSSSSGKKASHSPVSSAPTDSDSVANVEIITSSGEHVGQVKLWAIGSDALLTKADSAFREKTFNAMALAAVVAVCISVVIGSFVSRMLTRPIHRITSTAKQIRDGDLSARTGLRGDDEIDQLGETFDEMATSLEKDMKHEKRLTSDVAHELRTPLMAMLATVEAMQDGVYPTDDEHLETVASETRRLARLVQQMLDLSRMENSTAPLNLEPVDMVPFVRSIVNAQERLFVDRDLRLRFADETQGHDDVVEADPDMITQCVINLMSNAMRYTPEGGWVVVSVLSDRKHVSIAVSDTGIGIAKDDLSRIFGRFWRADASRAREAGGLGVGLAVTKQIVERHHGYISVESELGKGTTFTIHLPREHTADAASTTMEH from the coding sequence ATGACACCTGCGCGCTTTGAAATTGGGCAAAAGCATAAGCAGGAGAACGAGGCGGGTTCCAAGGCAAGTTGGAACACGCCTCGTTCCGATTCACGGCCAGCGATGAGCTATCCCTCGCGCATGGCCTTGGCTTTTGCCCTGACGTCGCTCATGACGGTATTGGTGCTGGTGGGCGTTGTCTCCGTTGTGTGGGGTACCGTCTTTTCGGATTACACGCGCTCCAATATCGTCGAGATTGCCAATTCTGCCGCCGAAAAGCTTGCGACGTCGTACGAGGAAAACGGCAACTGGACTGCGGGCGAGCTACGCACGGTCGCGACATCGAGCTTGGTGTCCGACGACCTGAGTATGCAGGTTGTCAACAAAAAGGGCGTTGTCGTCTATGACGACTCATGGCCTTCGGCAAGTGCGACCGCCGATGTGCGCGAGAGCGAATCGGCGTCGAGCAGCTCGAGCGGTAAAAAGGCCTCGCATAGCCCGGTCTCGTCGGCGCCCACCGACTCCGATAGCGTTGCCAACGTCGAAATCATAACGTCTTCTGGCGAGCATGTCGGACAGGTGAAGCTATGGGCTATCGGCTCCGATGCCCTGCTCACCAAGGCGGATTCTGCGTTTAGGGAAAAGACTTTTAACGCCATGGCCCTTGCCGCGGTTGTTGCGGTCTGCATCTCAGTTGTTATCGGATCGTTCGTGTCGCGCATGCTTACCAGACCGATTCATCGTATAACCAGCACAGCCAAGCAAATTCGCGACGGCGATTTGTCCGCTCGTACCGGTTTGCGCGGCGACGATGAAATCGATCAGTTGGGTGAGACCTTTGACGAGATGGCCACCTCGCTCGAGAAAGATATGAAGCACGAAAAGCGCCTGACCTCGGATGTCGCACACGAGCTTCGCACGCCGCTCATGGCCATGCTTGCAACGGTCGAGGCCATGCAGGACGGCGTGTATCCCACCGACGATGAGCATCTGGAGACGGTCGCTTCCGAGACGCGCCGCCTGGCTCGTTTGGTGCAGCAGATGCTCGACCTATCGCGTATGGAAAACAGCACGGCGCCGCTCAATCTCGAACCGGTGGACATGGTTCCCTTTGTGCGGTCTATCGTCAACGCTCAGGAGCGCCTATTTGTTGACCGCGATCTGCGCTTGCGCTTTGCTGACGAGACCCAAGGTCACGACGATGTCGTCGAGGCCGATCCCGACATGATCACGCAGTGCGTCATCAACCTCATGAGCAACGCCATGCGCTACACCCCCGAGGGCGGTTGGGTCGTGGTGTCGGTGCTCAGTGACCGCAAGCATGTCAGTATTGCCGTTTCGGATACCGGTATCGGTATTGCCAAGGACGACCTGTCGCGCATCTTCGGGCGATTTTGGCGCGCAGATGCCAGCCGCGCCCGCGAAGCCGGCGGCCTGGGCGTTGGCCTCGCCGTGACCAAGCAAATCGTCGAGCGTCACCATGGCTACATATCCGTGGAGTCGGAGCTTGGAAAGGGTACGACTTTTACGATTCATCTGCCTCGCGAGCACACGGCGGACGCGGCATCTACTACAATGGAGCACTAG
- a CDS encoding response regulator transcription factor — translation MASDAKKILLVEDEKAIRDAVAAYLEREGYWVVGVGDGQSAIEEFEKHQFDLVVLDLMLPKIPGERVCRTIRDTSDVPIIMLTAKGEIEDRIIGLELGADDYLIKPFSPRELVARVRALFRRAHQADEPAVEVLDFGDLVIDISGHKILVEDKEVDLTASEFKLLTTLARHPGRVYNRMELVEKVLGYDFEGYERTIDSHVKNLRAKLGDDPKKPKWLYTVHGVGYRFEAPAKTDKSDEK, via the coding sequence ATGGCTTCAGATGCAAAAAAGATTCTGCTGGTCGAGGACGAGAAGGCAATCCGTGACGCTGTCGCTGCCTATCTCGAGCGCGAGGGCTACTGGGTTGTTGGCGTCGGGGACGGCCAGTCTGCGATCGAGGAGTTCGAGAAGCACCAGTTCGACCTGGTTGTGCTCGACCTTATGCTCCCCAAGATTCCCGGCGAGCGCGTTTGCCGCACCATTCGCGACACCTCGGATGTCCCCATCATTATGCTGACGGCCAAGGGCGAGATCGAGGATCGCATCATCGGCCTTGAGCTTGGTGCCGACGACTACCTGATTAAGCCGTTCTCGCCGCGTGAGCTCGTCGCCCGCGTCCGCGCCCTGTTCCGTCGTGCTCACCAGGCAGACGAGCCCGCCGTTGAGGTGCTCGACTTTGGCGATCTGGTCATCGATATCTCGGGCCACAAGATCTTGGTCGAGGACAAGGAAGTAGACCTGACTGCTTCCGAGTTTAAGCTGCTCACCACGCTTGCTCGCCATCCCGGTCGCGTCTATAACCGTATGGAGCTGGTCGAGAAGGTGCTCGGCTATGACTTTGAGGGCTACGAGCGCACCATCGACAGTCACGTCAAGAACCTTCGCGCCAAGCTGGGCGACGACCCCAAGAAGCCTAAGTGGCTCTACACCGTTCACGGCGTCGGTTATCGCTTCGAGGCTCCGGCCAAGACCGATAAGTCGGACGAGAAATAG
- a CDS encoding twin-arginine translocation signal domain-containing protein has product MGIADHIKNGISRRGFVLGGAAAGAATVLAGCSKKTGTSDDAAGEPQVIKDDSKIVSITDEYEAVEIDLEPAASWTLPLGTLLYYCDGDYAAAMMAPASARHANTLGMLNLGDGSLTTLVEDPVEGAGYSFYDVRAGDGVFAWVEMNFANASWKLYAQNTAGASLVGDVVELDRGGKDYDPPLFTAFESSVIWYKMPAAGGNKTSHDSYCYRRSLDEAKAEAIWKSTGRFASAPRVSDGILTISPRVRNDEGVYYGMTAIDLTDGNNTKRAQLVLPSSVSPFEAVYMGDTFVFSIEATYSGVGSLGNMGTYIGNENGTFLFLSREPLACAAGRKGKYLVKVQASHFLIDTSAKTYGSLLSPDRALEYGDYPATAGKSNTFLTYATVRNSQGIPETVTARLFSL; this is encoded by the coding sequence ATGGGTATCGCCGACCACATCAAGAACGGAATATCGCGCCGCGGCTTTGTGCTCGGTGGAGCTGCCGCGGGCGCTGCCACGGTACTTGCCGGATGCTCGAAAAAAACGGGCACCAGCGACGATGCCGCCGGCGAGCCGCAGGTTATCAAAGATGACTCAAAAATCGTCTCGATTACGGATGAGTACGAGGCTGTCGAAATCGACCTCGAGCCTGCAGCTTCATGGACATTGCCTTTGGGTACGCTGCTGTATTACTGCGACGGTGATTACGCCGCGGCGATGATGGCGCCCGCATCGGCGCGGCATGCCAATACGCTCGGCATGCTCAACCTGGGCGACGGCTCACTCACGACGCTCGTCGAGGATCCCGTGGAAGGTGCGGGGTATTCGTTTTACGATGTCCGCGCCGGCGATGGCGTATTTGCTTGGGTCGAGATGAACTTTGCGAATGCATCATGGAAACTCTATGCGCAAAATACGGCAGGTGCGTCGCTTGTCGGCGATGTGGTCGAGCTCGACCGAGGCGGCAAGGACTACGACCCGCCGCTGTTTACGGCGTTCGAATCGTCCGTCATTTGGTACAAGATGCCTGCTGCAGGCGGCAATAAGACGAGTCACGACTCGTATTGCTACCGCCGCTCGCTCGACGAGGCAAAGGCCGAGGCCATTTGGAAGTCAACGGGCCGCTTTGCATCCGCCCCGCGTGTGAGTGACGGCATCTTGACCATTTCCCCGCGTGTGCGCAACGACGAGGGCGTCTACTACGGCATGACGGCGATCGACCTGACGGACGGCAACAATACCAAGAGGGCTCAGCTGGTCCTTCCCTCATCGGTGTCTCCCTTCGAGGCCGTATATATGGGCGACACGTTTGTGTTCTCCATCGAGGCCACCTATAGCGGCGTGGGGAGCCTAGGCAACATGGGCACCTATATCGGTAACGAGAATGGGACGTTCCTATTCCTGTCGCGCGAGCCGCTTGCGTGTGCTGCCGGCAGAAAAGGCAAATATCTGGTTAAGGTTCAGGCATCGCATTTTCTGATCGATACCTCCGCCAAAACCTATGGTTCGCTGCTGTCGCCCGACCGCGCTCTCGAATATGGCGATTATCCAGCTACGGCGGGTAAATCGAATACGTTTTTAACCTATGCCACGGTGCGTAATAGCCAAGGAATTCCCGAGACGGTTACCGCCCGCCTGTTCTCTCTTTAG
- a CDS encoding TIGR03905 family TSCPD domain-containing protein, with product MISFDYKPQGVCSRNIHLNLSDDGSKVLGVEFTGGCDGNLKAISKLVEGAPADRVIEVLAGNTCGMKKTSCADQLTRAIEAARAEIA from the coding sequence ATGATTAGTTTTGACTACAAGCCTCAGGGTGTATGCTCTCGCAATATCCACCTCAATCTTTCCGATGACGGCAGCAAAGTGCTGGGCGTCGAGTTTACCGGCGGCTGCGACGGCAATCTCAAGGCTATCTCCAAGCTGGTTGAGGGTGCTCCTGCCGATCGCGTAATCGAGGTTCTCGCCGGTAATACCTGCGGTATGAAAAAGACCTCCTGCGCCGACCAGCTTACCCGCGCTATCGAGGCCGCTCGCGCCGAGATCGCCTAA
- a CDS encoding GGDEF domain-containing protein: protein MTNDEHRLRRKTLTVIAVGVIVSAVLLGLLYTVGTHRCLEKTLGFGQETMAFLENACEKYDRYEQGRKTEETHDLLAAVESFATFLSSDRVEVNDDLIEQFVHAENLSGLMVMDSDGHMAAHYDIDGRDPLMLWREELACAPVASMYQGSKVTYSTVVERRGVVFAVCAIPYGDGVALAYRSFVSDPADDYSYAIVDVLSNSTFHQGPTVLVMEDAEIVSSNSADADVSLARFLTSAGVEWKDDGLTRIEYRGDKWYAVRAAYKDYRLFALYPKSEVMSGRITFVAAGVLVCLAFWVVVLLARNIVDRRNLVEKDKQLGIINAISAIYDSTFLLHLDTLEIEGINMSPTIAKIFAEHSEAYDFMDTVCRDVVSPESREAVVGLVDISTLRERMEGVPYLAAEVRDCRGAWYSLQVVPQHRDEQGRLESVVVATHNISMVKHAEELTYQDKLTGLRNRNYLESRGDSLVNEGLPVSVIMLDCNYLKRTNDIYGHEMGDELLRRTASVLRRVAGADYLPMRVGGDEFLLVCPHTDNESALGLEQDLRLGLAAVSDEALTVSASIGVATVETAGNTLADVYRVADHNMYREKRTVHARGTGC, encoded by the coding sequence ATGACAAATGATGAGCACCGCTTGCGTCGAAAGACTCTGACCGTCATAGCTGTCGGCGTTATTGTCAGCGCTGTCTTGTTAGGCCTGTTGTATACGGTTGGAACCCATCGCTGCCTCGAAAAAACGCTTGGGTTTGGCCAAGAAACCATGGCGTTTTTGGAAAACGCTTGCGAAAAATATGACCGCTACGAACAGGGGAGAAAAACCGAAGAGACGCACGATTTGCTCGCCGCGGTCGAATCGTTTGCGACGTTCCTGTCCTCTGATCGCGTTGAGGTTAACGACGATCTTATCGAGCAATTTGTCCATGCCGAGAACCTTTCGGGGCTGATGGTCATGGACTCCGATGGCCATATGGCTGCCCACTACGACATCGATGGTCGCGATCCGCTCATGTTGTGGCGAGAGGAGCTGGCCTGTGCGCCGGTCGCATCGATGTATCAAGGTTCCAAAGTGACCTACTCAACTGTCGTCGAGCGCCGTGGTGTCGTTTTTGCCGTCTGTGCTATCCCGTATGGCGACGGCGTTGCCTTGGCATACCGCTCATTTGTTTCCGATCCAGCGGACGACTATTCATATGCCATAGTCGACGTGCTTTCGAACAGCACCTTCCACCAGGGCCCCACGGTGCTTGTTATGGAGGATGCGGAGATTGTCTCATCCAACAGCGCCGATGCTGACGTGTCGCTCGCCCGATTCCTCACCAGCGCAGGGGTTGAGTGGAAAGACGATGGCCTAACGCGCATCGAATATCGAGGAGACAAATGGTACGCGGTGCGTGCGGCATACAAGGACTACCGCCTGTTTGCGCTGTATCCCAAATCTGAGGTCATGTCTGGCAGGATCACATTTGTCGCCGCTGGCGTCTTGGTGTGCCTTGCGTTTTGGGTCGTGGTACTGTTGGCTCGAAATATCGTTGATCGCCGCAATTTGGTCGAAAAGGATAAACAGCTCGGCATTATCAATGCCATAAGCGCCATCTACGATTCGACCTTCCTTTTGCATCTCGACACCCTCGAGATCGAGGGAATCAATATGTCGCCGACGATAGCGAAGATATTTGCCGAGCACAGCGAGGCATATGACTTTATGGACACGGTCTGCCGGGATGTCGTGAGCCCCGAAAGCCGCGAAGCGGTTGTGGGACTCGTAGATATAAGTACGCTTCGCGAACGTATGGAGGGCGTACCGTACTTGGCTGCCGAGGTGCGAGATTGTCGAGGCGCTTGGTACTCGCTACAGGTTGTCCCCCAGCATCGCGATGAGCAAGGCCGGCTGGAGTCGGTCGTCGTGGCGACGCACAACATATCGATGGTCAAACATGCCGAGGAGCTGACATACCAAGACAAACTGACGGGGCTTCGCAACCGCAACTACCTTGAATCGCGCGGAGATAGCCTGGTAAACGAGGGCTTGCCCGTGAGCGTGATTATGTTGGACTGCAATTATCTCAAGCGGACCAACGATATCTACGGTCACGAGATGGGGGATGAACTGCTGCGACGGACGGCGTCCGTGCTGCGGCGGGTGGCTGGTGCGGATTACCTGCCGATGCGCGTTGGCGGCGACGAGTTTTTGCTGGTTTGCCCCCATACTGACAACGAGTCTGCGCTCGGGCTGGAACAGGATCTTCGTCTCGGTCTTGCCGCGGTAAGCGATGAGGCACTGACGGTCAGCGCATCGATTGGCGTGGCGACCGTCGAGACGGCTGGAAATACGCTGGCCGATGTATATCGTGTCGCCGACCACAATATGTATCGGGAGAAGCGCACAGTCCACGCACGGGGTACGGGCTGCTAA
- a CDS encoding transporter substrate-binding domain-containing protein, which translates to MPGRIKRAAIVSFALMLLVAACVAALTYTVRSSSSSSNEADKDLPVLKIGVTDNDPYVYVDTTGDYAGIDIDIAREACERAGLKPQFVDIDWNDRDRLLENGDIDCLWCDYSPCYREDKYYWTEPYLTVTVSVAAKKTSGIKSLAHLDGSKTIAVIAGSVSERRLLAGDLEISPNVQIKSYGSAELCKAALAKGYVDCWMADVQPLDRLVARYPGLYRVFADNIMTVDLDVAFDDGYEGPIVKDLNTALFAMDRDGTIDRIVGNYKTGATTGGQGANP; encoded by the coding sequence GTGCCCGGACGTATCAAGCGAGCCGCCATCGTCTCGTTTGCGCTCATGCTCCTTGTTGCCGCCTGTGTGGCCGCCCTGACGTATACCGTTCGAAGCAGTTCTTCCTCCTCGAATGAAGCCGACAAAGATCTCCCGGTACTCAAAATCGGCGTTACGGATAACGACCCCTATGTGTATGTCGATACCACGGGCGATTACGCCGGTATCGATATCGACATCGCCCGCGAGGCGTGTGAGCGTGCGGGGCTCAAGCCACAGTTTGTCGATATTGACTGGAACGATCGCGACCGGCTGCTCGAAAACGGTGATATCGATTGCCTGTGGTGTGATTATTCTCCCTGTTATCGCGAGGATAAGTATTACTGGACCGAGCCGTATCTAACCGTGACGGTCTCGGTTGCCGCCAAGAAAACGAGTGGCATCAAGTCCTTGGCGCATCTCGATGGAAGCAAGACCATCGCGGTAATTGCGGGCTCGGTGAGTGAACGCCGATTGCTCGCAGGGGATCTGGAAATCTCGCCGAACGTGCAAATCAAATCGTATGGTTCTGCCGAACTCTGCAAAGCCGCCCTCGCCAAAGGGTATGTCGACTGTTGGATGGCGGACGTTCAGCCGCTTGACCGACTTGTCGCCCGGTATCCCGGCCTTTACCGCGTGTTTGCCGACAACATTATGACGGTTGATCTGGACGTCGCGTTTGATGACGGCTATGAAGGACCGATCGTAAAGGATCTCAATACCGCATTGTTTGCCATGGACCGAGATGGCACGATTGACCGTATTGTGGGCAATTACAAGACAGGAGCGACGACGGGCGGGCAAGGAGCAAATCCATGA
- the purB gene encoding adenylosuccinate lyase: MIDRYTRPEMGHIFSLENKYAIWQEIEVLACEAQAELGKIGISKDEAQWIRDHANFEKAKVDEIEEVTRHDVIAFLTNMKEYIDADVPEGDPKPSRWVHYGMTSSDLGDTALCYQLTQACDLIIEDVKKLGEICKRRAFEERNTLCAGRTHGIHAEPMTFGMKFGSWAWELKRDLDRLEDARKNVAFGAISGAVGTYSSIEPFVEEYVCEHLGLVHDPLSTQVISRDHHAYLAGVLATTAATCERIATEVRNLQKTDTLEAEEPFRKGQKGSSAMPHKRNPITMEKVCGLSRVVKSNAQVAFDNVALWHERDISHSSAERVAQADSFIALDHMFRCLIRVIDGLRLYPARMMTNLNKTRGLIFSSKVLLALVDTGITREDAYAIVQENAMATWHEVQDCVSGPTFKERLEADPRCTVSQEKLDEIFDPWDFLTRIDTVFDRLEQVSFE, from the coding sequence ATGATCGATCGCTATACTCGCCCGGAGATGGGACACATCTTCTCCCTCGAGAACAAGTACGCCATTTGGCAGGAGATCGAGGTCCTGGCCTGCGAGGCCCAGGCGGAGCTCGGCAAGATCGGTATTTCTAAAGACGAAGCCCAGTGGATCCGCGATCACGCTAACTTTGAGAAGGCAAAGGTCGATGAGATCGAGGAAGTCACGCGCCACGACGTTATTGCTTTCCTGACCAACATGAAGGAGTACATCGACGCCGATGTTCCCGAGGGCGACCCCAAGCCCAGCCGCTGGGTCCACTACGGCATGACCAGTTCCGACCTGGGCGATACGGCTCTGTGCTACCAGCTCACCCAGGCCTGTGACCTGATCATCGAGGACGTCAAGAAGCTCGGCGAGATCTGCAAGCGTCGTGCCTTCGAGGAGCGCAACACACTCTGTGCCGGCCGTACTCATGGCATCCACGCCGAGCCGATGACCTTCGGTATGAAGTTTGGCTCTTGGGCCTGGGAGCTCAAGCGCGATCTGGACCGTCTCGAGGATGCCCGCAAGAACGTTGCCTTCGGTGCCATTTCGGGTGCTGTCGGCACCTACAGCTCCATCGAGCCGTTCGTCGAGGAGTACGTCTGCGAGCACCTGGGTCTGGTTCACGACCCGCTGTCCACGCAGGTCATCAGCCGCGACCATCACGCCTACCTCGCCGGCGTCCTTGCCACCACGGCAGCCACCTGCGAGCGCATCGCTACCGAGGTTCGCAATCTGCAGAAGACCGATACACTCGAGGCCGAGGAGCCGTTCCGCAAGGGTCAAAAGGGCAGCTCCGCCATGCCGCACAAGCGCAACCCGATCACCATGGAGAAGGTCTGCGGCCTGTCGCGCGTCGTGAAGTCCAACGCCCAGGTCGCCTTCGACAACGTCGCCCTGTGGCACGAGCGCGATATTTCTCACTCCTCTGCCGAGCGTGTCGCCCAGGCCGATAGTTTCATCGCGCTTGACCACATGTTCCGGTGCCTCATCCGCGTTATCGACGGCTTGCGGCTGTATCCGGCTCGCATGATGACCAACCTCAACAAGACCCGCGGCCTTATCTTCTCCTCCAAGGTGCTGTTGGCCCTCGTCGACACTGGCATCACCCGCGAGGACGCCTACGCTATCGTGCAGGAAAACGCCATGGCCACCTGGCACGAAGTGCAGGATTGTGTCTCCGGTCCCACCTTTAAGGAGCGTCTCGAGGCCGATCCGCGCTGCACCGTCAGCCAGGAGAAGCTCGACGAGATCTTTGATCCGTGGGACTTCCTCACCCGCATCGACACGGTCTTCGATCGCCTGGAGCAGGTGAGCTTCGAGTAG